From Halorussus lipolyticus:
GGCGACGACCTCGCCTCGCTGATAGCCGAGCGGACCGACCTCCGAGACGACGACGTTCTGCTGGTCGCCAGCACCGTCGTCTCGAAGGCCGAGGACCGCCGGGCCGACCTCGCTGATTTCCCGGCGGGACCCAGAGCGAAGGAAATAGCCGAGCGACTCGAAGACATTTCCGGCGAGGAGAAAGACCCCCGGTTCGCCCAAGCCGTGCTGGAGGAGAGTACCGAACTCATCATGGAAGCGCCTTTCTTGCTGACCGCGACCAAGTTCGGCCACGTCGGCGTCAACGCCGGCATCGACCGGTCGAACGTCGGAGACGGAGAACGCGATTTACTCCTGCTCCCCGAGCGACCCGGCGAGAGCGCCGACCGGATTCGCCGAAATCTCGACGCCGACCCCGCGGTCATCGTGACCGACACCTCCGGGCGGCCCTTCCGCCACGGCCAGCGAGGAGTCGCGCTCGGATGGTCCGGCATGCCGGCGTCCCGCGACTGGCGGGGCGAGGAGGACCGAGACGGCCACGAACTCGAAGTCACCGTCGAGGCCGTCGTGGACGAACTCGCGGCGACGGCGAACCTCGTGACCGGCGAGGGCGACGACGGCCTGCCCGTGGCGGTCGTCCGCGACTGGGAGTTCGGCAACCACGAGGGGAGCGACAACCTCTACCGCGACGTGGACGGCGATTTCGTCCGGCAGGCGCTCAGGGGGTGGGAGTTTGCTCGGGATTGAACTCACCCCGGAGCATCCGATTGGGGACCTCGTGGAAATCGGCCAGCAGGCCGAGCGAGAGGGCTTCGACGCCCTCTTTGCGAGTTGCCACTACAACAACCGCGACCCCTTCGTGGTCCTCGATAGGGTGGCCACGGCGACCGACGACCTGCTCGTCGGCCCCGGCGTGGTCAACCCCTACGAGACCCATCCGGTCTCGCTCTCGTCCCGCGTCGCCACGCTGGACGAGGCCAGCGACGGCCGGGCGGTCTGCGGCCTCGGCGCTGGCGACCGCTCGACGCTCACCAACCTCGGATTCGACCGCGACAAGCCCCTCCGGCGCGTGCTGGAGGCGATGAAGGTCTCCCAGAAGCTCTGGGCCGGCGAGCGCGTGGACCACGACGGGACGTTTCAGGCCACTGACGCCGCGCTGAACTACCCGGAAGCCGTCTCGGAGATTCCGGTCTACGTCGGCGCGCAGGGACCGCACATGATTCGGATGTCGGCGAAACACGCCGACGGCGTGCTGGTCAACGCCTCGCACCCGAAGGACTTCGAGTGGGCCGACCAGCGGGTCGAGGAGGGACTGGCAGAGCGCCCCGAGGACCGCGGCCCCTTCGACTTCGCGGCCTACGCCAGTGTCAGCGTGGCCGACGACGCCGACGAGGCCCGCGAGGCCGCCCGACCCCCGGTCGCGTTCATCGCTGGCGGTTCCGCCCCGCCGGTCCTCGACAGGCACGGAATCGACCGCGAGGTGGCCAAAGAAATCGGCGAGAAAATCGAGTCGGGCGACTTCTCGGACGCCTTCGAGGCGGTCACGCCCGAGATGATAGACGCCTTCTGCATCGCCGGGACGCCAGAGACCGCCGCGGAAAAAATCGACCGCGTGCTGGAGTACGCCGATAGCTTCGTCGCCGGGTCACCGCTCGGCCCGGACCCGATGGAGGCGGTTAGCCTCGTTGCTGAGGCCTGCGACTCGCCGTCTCGGGAATGAACAGGTCCAGCACCGCGCCGGCGGTCAGATACGCCAGCACGAGCGACGAGAAGATTATCAGTGCGGCACCCATCGCCAAGAGCAGTATCGAACTCGGGAAGGCGAACGCGGCGTCCGCGAAGTAGTTCGCCATGTCCACGAAGTTTTGGATGATACTCGCCATACTACAACGTGAGTAGCGGGGGTACTTGTTTGGTTCGTCTAACGACGAATACCGGACTAACCCATGTATTTCGTTGCTAAAGATGCATTTCACTATGTATAACAATCGTATTTACTTCTTCTGCCGGCCGAGTTGGTAGTCTCCGCTACCCTTACGACGGAGGCCTGCGTAGCCCCGGCCGTGCCCGAGGACCAATCGCTCGATACCTTCGATTCGGCCGAGAGTGCAGACGACGCCCCGGACGCCGACCCTGCCGTCTCCACGTTCGACTGGTCGCCGGCGGGCGGCGAGTGCGCCGACTGTGGGGCGTCGGTCGAACGCCGCTGGCGGGCCGACGGCGAGCGCGATGGCGAACTCGTCTGCGCCGACTGCAAGGAGTGGTAGCGACGAGTCCCGGTCGTCGGTAGTTACTTGCCCATCCCGCCGGTCGAACGGCAGGCGTCCGCGTTCGACGCGGCGTGACCTGCCTCAGGGTTCTCGGCGAGGAGGCGCGTCTCGACGTACCGGTCCAGTTCTCTCCGGACGGATCGGGCGGCGTCGGGATTCTCGGTCGTGGTGCGCTCGGTCATCCGGCCGTTGAGAAGGGTCACCAGGAACGAGGCCGTCTGCTCGGGGTCCACCTCGCGGAAGACGCCCTCGTCGATGCCGTCGGCGATGATGTCGGTGACGTGGCTCCGCAGGAACTCGTTGTTCTTGGCGAACTGGTCGGCGTAGGCTTCGTCGCTGACGGCCTGTGCCCGGAGTTCCACGAGGACGCCGACGAACTCCTCGTCAACGTCCGAGTCGGTGTCAACCAGCACGTCGAACAGCGCGTCGAGTCGCTCGTCGGCCGGGCCGCTGTCGGCCAGCGACATGTCCTCCTCGAAGTGGTCGAGCGCGAACTCCAGAAATCCCGTCAGCAGGTCGTCCTTGCCGTCGTGGTGGTGATAGAGGAGCGACTTGCTCTTGTCGAACTCGTCGGCGATGCGCTGAATCGTGAGGTCGGCGTAGCCGTACTCGGTCAGCGCCTCGTAGGTCGCCTCCATGATTTCGGTGCGCGTGTCGTCGGCCGCTCGTTCGAAAAGACCCTCCGGAGGCATGCCTGAGTAGGTAGGTACCGACGACGCCGTTATCAATCCCGGTGATACGACATTTACTCGGTCGCGGTTCCGTCGCCGCTAACCGCGGGTGAGCGCCCGTCTCTGGGGGTCGTTCGGAACCATCGCAGTCGGGACAAAAGTTTCAAAGGTGGGGCCGAAAAGTACGGGTAGTACACGCACGCTCCGGCGGCCTGCCGTCCGGTCGCCGGGTTTCTCGCCCTCCGCGTGCTGACAGAGTATCCATGACGGAAGCCAACTCCCCTACACGCCAAACCGACGCGTCACCCGACCCCCTGCCGGTAGACGAGGCCGCAGACGTCGCCGACAGAGTGGTCGAGAACGTCGAGCGGGTCATCGTGGGCCACCACGACGTGACCGAGCAAATCGTGACCGCCATCCTCGCGCGCGGTCATCTCCTGTTGGACGACGTGCCCGGCGTCGGCAAGACGACGCTGGCCCGGTCGCTGGCCCGGTCCATCGATTGTGAGTTCTCCCGCGTCCAGTTCACACCCGACCTGATGCCGACCGACGTGACCGGCGTGAACGTCTTCGACGAGCGAACCCGCGAATTCGAGTTCCGGCCCGGCCCGGTCTTCGGCAACGTGGTCCTCGCCGACGAAATCAACCGCGCGCCGCCCAAAACCCAGTCGGCCCTGCTGGAAGCGATGGAGGAGGCCCAAGTCACGGTTGACGGCGAGACCTACCAAC
This genomic window contains:
- a CDS encoding DUF7573 domain-containing protein translates to MPEDQSLDTFDSAESADDAPDADPAVSTFDWSPAGGECADCGASVERRWRADGERDGELVCADCKEW
- a CDS encoding 5,10-methylenetetrahydromethanopterin reductase, producing the protein MLGIELTPEHPIGDLVEIGQQAEREGFDALFASCHYNNRDPFVVLDRVATATDDLLVGPGVVNPYETHPVSLSSRVATLDEASDGRAVCGLGAGDRSTLTNLGFDRDKPLRRVLEAMKVSQKLWAGERVDHDGTFQATDAALNYPEAVSEIPVYVGAQGPHMIRMSAKHADGVLVNASHPKDFEWADQRVEEGLAERPEDRGPFDFAAYASVSVADDADEAREAARPPVAFIAGGSAPPVLDRHGIDREVAKEIGEKIESGDFSDAFEAVTPEMIDAFCIAGTPETAAEKIDRVLEYADSFVAGSPLGPDPMEAVSLVAEACDSPSRE
- a CDS encoding TetR/AcrR family transcriptional regulator; its protein translation is MPPEGLFERAADDTRTEIMEATYEALTEYGYADLTIQRIADEFDKSKSLLYHHHDGKDDLLTGFLEFALDHFEEDMSLADSGPADERLDALFDVLVDTDSDVDEEFVGVLVELRAQAVSDEAYADQFAKNNEFLRSHVTDIIADGIDEGVFREVDPEQTASFLVTLLNGRMTERTTTENPDAARSVRRELDRYVETRLLAENPEAGHAASNADACRSTGGMGK
- a CDS encoding coenzyme F420-0:L-glutamate ligase; the encoded protein is MDVFAVPGLPEVRPGDDLASLIAERTDLRDDDVLLVASTVVSKAEDRRADLADFPAGPRAKEIAERLEDISGEEKDPRFAQAVLEESTELIMEAPFLLTATKFGHVGVNAGIDRSNVGDGERDLLLLPERPGESADRIRRNLDADPAVIVTDTSGRPFRHGQRGVALGWSGMPASRDWRGEEDRDGHELEVTVEAVVDELAATANLVTGEGDDGLPVAVVRDWEFGNHEGSDNLYRDVDGDFVRQALRGWEFARD